The Amycolatopsis nigrescens CSC17Ta-90 genomic interval TGCTGCCCGGCCTCCACCACGTCACCGACCGAGACGAACGGCGCGGCATACGGTTCCGGCGCGCGGTAGAACGTGCCCAGCAGCGGCGCGCGCAGCTCCACGCCTTCGCGCTCGGCCGGGGGCGGTGCCTCCGCCGGAACCCCCGGCGCCGGTGGCGGCCCTGCCGCCCACTCCACCTCCAGACTGGCGCAGCCGAACCGCAGGCTCACCCTGCTCGGGGTGTGCGGGGCGGCCCGCAGGATGTTCTGCACGCCGCTGCTCAGTACCCTGATCGCTTCCTCGGCACCCGGCTGCGGGAACTCCTGATCCATGGTCCGGATGTCCTCCTGCAGCCGCTGTTCCGGCGTCACTATCGGCACGCCCGTCATCTCCTGCCTCCTGTGTTCTGCTGAAAGTCGTTACGCCCCGGCCAGGCCGAAAGCGCGGAACCGGGCCCGCCTGGCGGCGACCAGCTCGTTCCCCGGACGGGCACGCAGCTCGCGCAACGCGGCGACCACCGACCGGCGGACCAGGTCGCTGGCCGCGTCCGGGTTCCGGTGCGCGCCACCGTCGGGCTCGGGCACCACCCCGTCCACGATGCCGAGCCGCAACAGCGAGCCGGCGTCCACCCGCAGCGCCCCCGCGGCACGGGTTGCCGCCCCCGGGTCACGCCACAGGATCGCCGCGCATCCTTCCGGGCTGATCACCGAGTAGATCCCGTTCTCGCTGACCAGCACCCGGTCCGCGACGGCGAGCGCGAGCGCGCCACCGCTGCCGCCTTCACCGGTGATCACGCTGACCACCGGCACCGGCAGCCCGCCCATCGTGCGCAGGCACTCCGCGATCGCCGCGGCCTGGCCCTGCTCCTCCGCCTCCAGCCCGGGATGCGCGCCTGGCGTGTCCACCAGCGCCACCACCGGTACCCGGAGTTTCGCCGCCAGCCGCATCAGCCGTTCGGCCTTCCGGTACCCCGAAGGCGACGGCATGCCGAACTGCCGCTTCACCAGCTCCGCGGTGCTGTGCCCCTTCTGGTGGCCGATGAACATCACCGGCAGCCCGTCCAGGGAGCCGAGGCCGCCGACGATCGCCGGGCAGTCCGAGCCGCGCCGGTCGCCGTGCAGTTCGACGAACCCGTCCGCCCAGTTGTCGATGTGGTCCAAAGTGGTCGGACGGGCCAGCTCGCGCGCGGTACGCAGCACCTCGTCCACCGGTTTCTCCGGCAGCAGCCCTGGATCCCGCAGCACCGGGTCGGTCACCGAGTGCCCCCAGCCGGTGCCGGCGGGGCGGGTCATCGACAGCAGGTTCGCCAGCATCCGCGGCAGCTCCGGCCGCGGCCGGACGTCGTCGACGTGCCCGTGCGACAGCAGGAACTCCGCGGTCTGGAAGCCTTCGGGCAGCCGCTGCCCGATGGTCTGCTCGATCACCCGCCTGCCGGCGAAACCCATCCGTGCGCCTGGCTCGGCGACGATGATGTCCGACAGCGTCGCGTAGGACGCGGCCACCCCGCCGAAGGTCGGATCGGTGACCAGCGTGATGGTCAGCAGGCCCGCCTCGTCGAGCTCGGCCATGGCGTTGCTGGTCTTGGCCATCTGCATCAGGGAGAGCACGCCCTCCTGCATCCGGGCGCCACCGGAAGCGGTGACCAGCAACAGCGGCGAGTCGTGCGCGATGGCGGCCTCGGCGGCGGTCGCGATCGCCTCCCCCGCCGCGCTGCCGAGGCTGCCGCCGAGGAACCGGAAGTCCATCGCGACCACCACCACCGAGTGCCCGTGCACGGCGCCGTGCGCCACCTGTACCGCGTCGTCGAGACCGGTGGCGCTCCTCGCCTTGGCCAGCCTGGTCGCATACGGCACCAGGTCGGTGAAAGTGAGCGGATCGTGCACCGCGGGGCGCGGTTCGACGGGCTTCGCCGAACCGTCGTCGAGCAGCTTGGCCAGCCGCTCCGCCGCCGTCATCGGACTGTGCCAGCCGCATTCCGGGCAGACTCCGGCGAAGCGGTCGAATCTCTTGCGGTACAACAACCCCTGGCATCGCCTGCAGACCAGCCAATCGGTCTGCTCGCTCTGCTGGGCCGCGCGCGGGCGGTTCACCATCTCGGTCATCTCTGGCCCCACTCGTCCTTCGGTCGTGGCTCCCCCGACGTACTTCCGCCCGCGGAACCTGGCCAGGACCCGGGGACCGCGTGCCCGCTCATGGCCGCGCCGACCACGATCAGCATGTCGACCAGCGCGGTGCCGATCTTCCGCCACCGGGCCCGGAGTGCTTCCTCTTCTTCCGGGGTTGGTGTCCGCATGATTGGACCTCCTCACCAACTCACCGGTTCGCGGCACGCGCTCACTCGTATGCCGCCGTCACCTGGTACACCCCGAACGGCCGGCCGGAACTGGTGTCCCGGAACGGCCGCAGCGGTGTCGTCGTCCTGCGGTGGTCGGCGCCCTGTTCCCATTCCTGGAAGGCCGCCATGCTCTCCCACGAGCTCAGCACCACGAACCCGTTCGGGTCCTGGACCGACCGCAGCAGCTCGTTGCCCAGCAGTCCGGGTACACCGGCCAGCTCCTTGCTCACCTCGTGGTAGGCGGCCTCGATCCCGGCGACGTCCTCGGTCGCGTTGAAGATCAGCACCCGCACCCCGCCGGTGGTACCGCCCATCAGCTCATCCCGCCGTCGACCGGGATCACCGCGCCGGTGACGAACGAGGACAGGTCGCTGGCCAGCCACAGCACCGCACCGGCGGCCTCGGTCGCCTTGCCGATCCGGCCGAAGGCGCTCTTCTTGCTGTACAAGGAGATCATCGCCTGACGCTGGTCGTCGGGCAGGTCGCGCAGGGTCTCGGTCTCGATCACGCCGAGGCGCAGGATGTTGAACCGGATACCGCGCTCGCCGAACTCCCTTGCCAGCGAACGGTTCAGGCCGATCAGGGCGGCCTTGGTTGCGGTGTAGTGCGCCCGCAGCTTCACCCCGGCCTCCACCGACCGCGACCCGATGCTGATCACCGAGCTGCCCTCGCCGAGCAGCGGCAGCGACTTCTGGATCACCATGTGCACCGAGGTGAGGTTGGTGGCGACCATCCGGTTCCACTCCTCGAACGGCAGCTCCGCATACGGGATGTGGCTGATCGTGCCGGCGTTGTTGACCAGCACGTCGAGCTTGCCGTGCAGCCGTTCGCACTCACCGATCAGCTCGGTCACCTGGTCCGGGTCGGACACGTCGGCGCGGATGATGCTGTGTTCGCCGCCGATCTCCTTGAGCTCGCGCTCCAGCGACGCGACGTGCTCGCTCTCCCGCCGATAGCAGGTCACCACGTCCACCCCGGCGCGGGCCAGGCCCAGCACCAGGCCGCGGCCGACGCCGCGGACACCACCGGTGAC includes:
- a CDS encoding antibiotic biosynthesis monooxygenase family protein — encoded protein: MGGTTGGVRVLIFNATEDVAGIEAAYHEVSKELAGVPGLLGNELLRSVQDPNGFVVLSSWESMAAFQEWEQGADHRRTTTPLRPFRDTSSGRPFGVYQVTAAYE
- the accD gene encoding acetyl-CoA carboxylase, carboxyltransferase subunit beta produces the protein MTEMVNRPRAAQQSEQTDWLVCRRCQGLLYRKRFDRFAGVCPECGWHSPMTAAERLAKLLDDGSAKPVEPRPAVHDPLTFTDLVPYATRLAKARSATGLDDAVQVAHGAVHGHSVVVVAMDFRFLGGSLGSAAGEAIATAAEAAIAHDSPLLLVTASGGARMQEGVLSLMQMAKTSNAMAELDEAGLLTITLVTDPTFGGVAASYATLSDIIVAEPGARMGFAGRRVIEQTIGQRLPEGFQTAEFLLSHGHVDDVRPRPELPRMLANLLSMTRPAGTGWGHSVTDPVLRDPGLLPEKPVDEVLRTARELARPTTLDHIDNWADGFVELHGDRRGSDCPAIVGGLGSLDGLPVMFIGHQKGHSTAELVKRQFGMPSPSGYRKAERLMRLAAKLRVPVVALVDTPGAHPGLEAEEQGQAAAIAECLRTMGGLPVPVVSVITGEGGSGGALALAVADRVLVSENGIYSVISPEGCAAILWRDPGAATRAAGALRVDAGSLLRLGIVDGVVPEPDGGAHRNPDAASDLVRRSVVAALRELRARPGNELVAARRARFRAFGLAGA
- a CDS encoding acetyl-CoA carboxylase biotin carboxyl carrier protein — protein: MTGVPIVTPEQRLQEDIRTMDQEFPQPGAEEAIRVLSSGVQNILRAAPHTPSRVSLRFGCASLEVEWAAGPPPAPGVPAEAPPPAEREGVELRAPLLGTFYRAPEPYAAPFVSVGDVVEAGQQVAIIEAMKLMNSIVAEAPGEVVEILAADGQPVEYGQPLLVLRPVEEA
- a CDS encoding SDR family NAD(P)-dependent oxidoreductase, with the protein product MELSLKGKKALVTGGVRGVGRGLVLGLARAGVDVVTCYRRESEHVASLERELKEIGGEHSIIRADVSDPDQVTELIGECERLHGKLDVLVNNAGTISHIPYAELPFEEWNRMVATNLTSVHMVIQKSLPLLGEGSSVISIGSRSVEAGVKLRAHYTATKAALIGLNRSLAREFGERGIRFNILRLGVIETETLRDLPDDQRQAMISLYSKKSAFGRIGKATEAAGAVLWLASDLSSFVTGAVIPVDGGMS